A genomic window from Prunus persica cultivar Lovell chromosome G2, Prunus_persica_NCBIv2, whole genome shotgun sequence includes:
- the LOC109947518 gene encoding 60S ribosomal protein L15-like — protein sequence MGYYKYTSELGRKKQSDVMRALQRLRAFEYRHQPSIVRVTHPTCPDKAHRLGYKAKQGYVVYRVRVKRGGRKRPVAKGIVYGKPTNQGVSQLKFQRSKRSVAEERAGRKLAGLKVLNSYWVNEDSTYKYFEVILVDAAHNAIRNDPRINWICNPVHKHRELRGLTSAGKKNRGLCGKGHLHHKARPSRRANWKSNNTLSLPRYR from the exons ATGG GATATTACAAGTACACCTCAGAGTTAGGGAGGAAGAAACAATCGGATGTTATGAGGGCTCTGCAGAGGTTGAGAGCCTTCGAGTACCGCCACCAACCTTCCATTGTGCGTGTCACTCATCCCACCTGCCCTGACAAGGCTCACCGCTTAGGTTACAAGGCCAAGCAG GGCTATGTTGTTTATCGGGTGCGCGTGAAGCGTGGCGGGCGTAAGAGACCAGTTGCTAAGGGCATTGTCTATGGCAAACCCACCAACCAGGGTGTTTCCCAATTGAAATTCCAGCGTAGCAAGCGCTCTGTTGCTGAGGAGCGTGCCGGCCGCAAACTTGCTGGTCTCAAGGTTCTCAACTCTTACTGGGTTAATGAG GATTCGACATACAAATACTTTGAGGTGATCTTGGTTGATGCCGCTCACAATGCCATTCGCAATGACCCCAGGATCAATTGGATCTGCAACCCTGTCCACAAGCACAGGGAGCTTCGTGGGCTCACTTCTGCTGGAAAGAAGAACAGAGGTCTATGTGGCAAGGGACACTTGCACCACAAGGCACGACCCTCCAGGAGGGCAAACTGGAAGAGCAACAACACCCTTTCTCTTCCTCGCTATCGTTGA